One window of the Dermacentor andersoni chromosome 10, qqDerAnde1_hic_scaffold, whole genome shotgun sequence genome contains the following:
- the LOC126543584 gene encoding uncharacterized protein produces MIPCSSILPAPPRTSEPRQTASSMLPRCQASDVWADSPELWFAQVEAQFALAHITQDRTRYNCVVAHLDARYANEVRGILAKPPTANIYEHLKTELIRRLPLSENQKVQQLQSAELAERNPLQLIHHMRALAGNVEVQDSFL; encoded by the coding sequence ATGATTCCGTGCAGCAGCATCCTGCCGGCTCCACCGAGGACGTCAGAACCCCGGCAGACGGCATCCAGCATGTTGCCCCGCTGTCAAGCTTCCGACGTTTGGGCCGACTCGCCCGAGCTATGGTTCGCCCAAGTCGAGGCCCAGTTCGCCCTCGCGCACATCACACAAGACCGGACCCGCTACAATTGTGTCGTCGCCCACCTCGATGCCCGCTACGCCAACGAGGTCCGGGGTATCCTTGCCAAACCGCCAACAGCCAACATTTACGAACACCTCAAGACTGAACTCATCCGCCGCCTGCCACTCTCGGAAAACCAGAAGGTGCAACAACTTCAGTCCGCAGAACTTGCCGAGCGTAATCCTTTGCAGCTCATCCACCACATGCGTGCTCTCGCGGGCAACGTGGAAGTCCAGGATTCCTTCCTGTGA